The Rhopalosiphum maidis isolate BTI-1 chromosome 4, ASM367621v3, whole genome shotgun sequence region aatagtgtaaACCTTTTATATTGTTTCCAAATTGCTAACAAGCTGAAGCCactctatatcaaaaaatataaatcaacaatttaactatattttataccatatatattataataattatttaatttatgtaaaaatgtcatacaacatttttgatgacttaaattttaagctaaacattttatactcacataaattttaatcttcTATGTACATAAATCCTGATAGAAAcatgcatttaaatatataatcattaatttataggtgatttttatttgcaGGTACCAAATTTTCCAGTTTcagattttcataaaaatctgaagaaaaaacatttaatggcAAAGAAATCTGCTGCAGATATTGAATCTATGTggattgataaatataagcCAATGTGTAAGGAAGAAGTACTTGGGAATAGTAAAGTTGTTaaggatttaaaaaattggttagcacctaataagaaaaattctaaaaagtcaaaaaatggttagttataatacaacaaacattaaaaataaatttttccgtttttaaaaatatgatttttggttaacttatttttttaggtcaaaagtattatgatgatgatgattttATCTTTGATAGTGATAGTGATTCTAGTTATAAACAACAACGTAATTTAGCAATTTTAATTGGACCTAGTGGTTGTGGTAAAACTAGTTCAGTTTATGCTGTAGCCAATGAACTTAATGCAAATGTAATGCAATTCTtagttatatttgtaaacatatttataaatttaatataatttggtgTTTGATGTACTGTATAGGTGATAGAGTTGAATGCTTCCTGCAACAGAAATGGAAAACGTATTATCACTGATTTAATGGAAGCTACACAATCGCATGCAGtggaaaaaaactatttattaaatctaataaaaggttttgtatttattatagactatattagACTGAATTCGTGAATCAATATTGTGATCTAAAATAgagagtttattaaaatagatctATAACCTAAAAGAACCcataaaaagattaaatttactatatgaCTTGATATTTTATGGATACAAGCTACAAATCTTGGTATGGTATCATCTTATAACACTATTAGCTAAACATAGGTTGTGTCTTTTTTCGTATACTCACCTTAGCAGAAGTGCACCTTTCATTTATCATTTCATAACTAAAAAGTCCAATTTTTTAACATGAAATGTtacaaatattacttaaaaatattaatttaatacttaaagattttgaatatcatgtatgtattagtatattttatttatttatctagtatattataatgtgtaatgcCCTATTACAAACGTGAGATATACATaaagtagttataaaaaatagttagatAAATGCAGTTAttgctaatttataattttactttcatATTGGCGcttcaatttcaataataaaaactatagtttccttgatattttacatttataaaaaattctacatggagaattttgttaattcttatttagaagttttagtaaatattgttataatatattataaatgttgctATCACCATTCGATACtcattttataagataaaatggGAGTAAGCATATTCATTGAttctcttaatatttattttacttctaaatgtataataatattttttattttttaggaaaaaaggtaaaaatcaaaaaacacaaaaaaggAAAAGTGAATGaaaaaatgacaattattttaattgaagatgtaagtataaaatcagatttttataatttttaaaattattgcttaAAATTCACATTGACTTATCGTATTTGTTTCTATTATGTAGGCTGATATACTCTTTGAAAATCATGATGATGGATTTTTATCTGCAATATCAACTTTGGCTACAGATTCAAAAAGACCATTAGTTTTAACTGCAAATGACCCTTTTAGTAATCATATGTTGAAATTTTGCTTATCCAATGAAATAActctaaattttatacatccgTCAAAAGAACATTTAAGTgagtaattgtaaaatataaattaagtaataaatacatttttaatattatgctttaaattatattaatgttgttCCAGATTGTTTTCTACAATTAATAGCACTAAATGAAGGAGTCATTATGACAAAAGAcgaaataaatgcatttatccATCCATTTAAACCTGACATTAGGCAAAGTACTCttcaattacaatacattttgagtACTGGAGAAATAAAtcaggtaatatttataaaactaaatattcaaattattatattggtttcttgattaatttattcaaaatttaaaatatgtttagaaaACCTTTAATAACCAATCCccaataagtttaaattctaTTTGGTGGAATTGGCCACATATGATTGGTTGTCAATCGACTAACATCGAAGATAACGAACAACCAAAGTGCAATGTTGATATAGCAACAATATCtcaaaatttagatattatgtcaaaattaaacttaatttattcaaaaactcaGGTTTGTAGTTTGAATTTCAGCATCAagcaaattgttttttaaataatatattgtgttgtttttatgcattttagaGTTACAATTTCTTAGACCCGCAGCCATTTTGGCATCACCTTGCTACAAGGGATAGTTCTAGTTTAATTGAACCTCATCATTGGTATGACAGTTCTGTTCAGCTATCTACAGATATTACTCAATGGATATACAATCATGTTAAAACAGAGGATTATGTTCCAGAAAAACTTTACCCCACATCTGAGGAATTgaagtaagtataaaaatagaaatcccAAATAGCATTTTTTGTACATCTACcaaagtatgtatttatataaatgtattaaacatttttatttttattagtcttCGTCAAAGGACATGGAATGTATCCAAAGACATACTACAACAAATAGGCCTAGATTATTGTAATCGCAAAAATGAAACGTGCTATGATTATTTATCTACTATACGATCTgtgtatcaaaatcaaaacgcAAATCAATCATTTGTAAACCTGAGGAATTCAAAgatgttttcatatttaagacagattaatattgatgtagacagcaatgatttaaaatatttatgtgattCTTTTCACTCCAGTTCAAATAATTGTGATTCCCAATTGGAAATATCTGACCAGTTTTAGTTGATGCATATCTGATagtgttttgataaaatgtttttaataatttagtctattacttttatatctTATTGGTTCGATAAAATTGATCTATCGgtacttacattattttatatatatataaaaaaaatgtatctccCAATGATTAATTGATAGTATATAAACCTTACATTTAATCAtgctttatacaatttaaaatcttttatttatgtatacattgtattgCTATAACATTTTggaaatacacattttttattatgtgtagtatatattattatactttcataaataatattgttgtgttagataattaaaaaatatatatattaataaataatttattttgacttatatcaaaatttagtctattttaaaattgaaatggtaatttcaagaaaatgttgatatttttccTAAAGTTATCAATACATGATTATTACGATAATcatgtataaatcatatttaatatatttactctagTCATCATGAACTTAtgattgtgtattatttagttatataaatttaactattgttCTATGACTgtaagattattaaattagactatattttataatttgtactcttaatacaatttaaatgtacttagtgttaatgtttttatttttacatgtaaatattgtattttaatgtatagaatagattaacttatttttgaaatcaaaCAGTGTTTGTTGTACAGAAATACAGAATTGgctgtattacttttttattttaattataattttatttatgtaattattgtacatcatACTTTTAATTGGATATGTTTAATGGCATAATAAGATTTCATGAAATGGGTGTGGTTTTATTCCTACCTAACTACCTGTGGAGTTATGTGTTtatgttatagttatttaatagttaagtgtaataaaaatagtatttttttgtatttcatatttattgtcaAATCTAGGCCAGATATAATTCTCAATTCCTGGCAactgaataaaatacataaaaagttttatcttAGTTAGTTGTAGCTTTAAACTTTGTGAGTGGTTCCAAGCACGAAGccagaattttattttgggaAGGATTTAAACAatgttgaatacatttttttgtattttattgttgataaacaaaattacaaaatcttgtatttttaatttttaaaatgtttggtgGTCTAAGACCATCCTCTGGATATATGACTAATTGGTTcgattttttgtttgaatGTTGTCATAAACCATAGAAAGTCAAAAGTCATGAGTTAGAATTTGAAAGTGCGATTTAAGATTTAATCGCTTCTAGCTTTttgataatactattaatactatCTTATCAAATTGTTAACTTAGTCGTTATCACTTATGCCGGGGAACCGGAAAACGTTATCACGGATTATGGGACGTTTAGATTCATTTCATTAGAAAACCATCAAGTTGTCAGACGTCGCGAGTCCTGGTGTAAACTCCCTAGGATCTGTTCGTTTTTAGCACCGTTTCTTCCTGAACGGTCTTTGGCCGCGATGGCAGCCTCAGCGACCAGGGCTGAAGTTCTCAAAATTTACAAGACTATGTTGAGGGAAAGTGCCAAGTTTTCGTTCTACAACTACAGGT contains the following coding sequences:
- the LOC113548315 gene encoding telomere length regulation protein ELG1, with product MVGRTAKRSSEDCIFVDTKKKKISKDKGEADATTVPNEKASTFCNGDLKQKKAFFAYFGKSFDDGKNSSASCNGSNAKTTDINSKVTKSNIISKTSRSDSLKTLVANTKKKIIQLPSDAVCIIKSNANLSYISNFVEELGYFPKITHTNHLASLKSSDLILRLKEEVFHESCNKNSILTFQTVHSLPKRPVLEPYQMEINFPYMISSIKTSVPNFPVSDFHKNLKKKHLMAKKSAADIESMWIDKYKPMCKEEVLGNSKVVKDLKNWLAPNKKNSKKSKNGQKYYDDDDFIFDSDSDSSYKQQRNLAILIGPSGCGKTSSVYAVANELNANVIELNASCNRNGKRIITDLMEATQSHAVEKNYLLNLIKGKKVKIKKHKKGKVNEKMTIILIEDADILFENHDDGFLSAISTLATDSKRPLVLTANDPFSNHMLKFCLSNEITLNFIHPSKEHLNCFLQLIALNEGVIMTKDEINAFIHPFKPDIRQSTLQLQYILSTGEINQKTFNNQSPISLNSIWWNWPHMIGCQSTNIEDNEQPKCNVDIATISQNLDIMSKLNLIYSKTQSYNFLDPQPFWHHLATRDSSSLIEPHHWYDSSVQLSTDITQWIYNHVKTEDYVPEKLYPTSEELNLRQRTWNVSKDILQQIGLDYCNRKNETCYDYLSTIRSVYQNQNANQSFVNLRNSKMFSYLRQINIDVDSNDLKYLCDSFHSSSNNCDSQLEISDQF